A window of the Egibacter rhizosphaerae genome harbors these coding sequences:
- a CDS encoding type 1 glutamine amidotransferase, with protein sequence MTTRLCFVQHEEHDPAGHLGEHAHALGLEIEVVRLDRGQGLPDPSDVDVLVPLGSFASAADDTVPWLADELDLLRRADAHDVAILGVCFGGQALARALGGTVAPLQTPEIGWLELDTDDPTLIASGPWVVWHNDGFEPPPTAREIARTPRSGHAFAVRRHLGIQFRPEVTPDLLDAWVDGSPDMLAAAGVSAGQVIGPARAAGPRAEERAGRLLRAFLAHAGVPAPASAT encoded by the coding sequence ATGACCACCCGGCTGTGCTTCGTCCAGCACGAGGAGCACGATCCCGCGGGCCACCTCGGAGAACACGCCCACGCGCTCGGATTGGAGATCGAGGTCGTGCGGCTCGACCGCGGCCAGGGCCTGCCCGACCCCTCCGACGTCGACGTGCTCGTTCCGCTCGGCTCGTTCGCCTCGGCGGCTGACGACACGGTCCCGTGGCTGGCCGACGAACTGGACCTCCTCCGCCGTGCCGACGCCCACGACGTCGCGATCCTGGGCGTCTGCTTCGGCGGGCAGGCCCTCGCCCGCGCTCTCGGGGGCACCGTGGCCCCCCTCCAGACCCCCGAGATCGGGTGGCTGGAACTCGACACCGACGACCCCACGCTGATCGCCTCGGGCCCGTGGGTCGTCTGGCACAACGACGGGTTCGAGCCACCCCCCACCGCCCGGGAGATCGCCCGAACCCCGCGCAGCGGCCACGCCTTCGCCGTGCGTCGCCACCTGGGCATCCAGTTCCGTCCCGAGGTCACGCCCGACCTCCTCGACGCGTGGGTCGACGGGAGCCCCGACATGCTCGCCGCCGCGGGGGTGTCGGCAGGTCAGGTAATCGGACCCGCACGGGCCGCTGGGCCACGGGCCGAGGAGCGAGCCGGCAGGTTGCTGCGCGCCTTCCTGGCCCACGCGGGGGTCCCGGCTCCGGCCTCGGCGACCTGA
- a CDS encoding PadR family transcriptional regulator — MPLRHALLGMLSEHPHSGWDLTKRFEQSLGNVWTASHSQVYTELGKLEVEGLIEVVGTGARGRKDYAATEAGRAEATRWLRETEPSRSVRNEPILRVFLLWLLEPEEARAYLERERDRHAEQLAFYEQLAHDWPCDSAAVDASRIALEAGLRVERAYVEWAEWAAARYCQADETRDGDASG, encoded by the coding sequence ATGCCACTGCGACACGCACTGCTCGGGATGCTGAGCGAGCACCCGCACAGCGGATGGGACCTGACGAAACGCTTCGAGCAGTCCCTCGGCAACGTCTGGACCGCCTCCCACAGTCAGGTCTACACCGAGTTGGGCAAGCTCGAGGTCGAAGGGCTCATCGAGGTCGTCGGCACGGGCGCACGCGGGCGGAAGGACTACGCGGCGACCGAGGCCGGTCGCGCCGAGGCGACGCGCTGGCTGCGCGAGACCGAGCCCAGCCGCAGCGTTCGCAACGAGCCGATCCTGCGGGTGTTCCTCCTCTGGCTCCTCGAACCCGAGGAGGCCCGCGCCTACCTCGAGAGGGAACGTGACCGCCACGCCGAGCAACTCGCGTTCTACGAGCAACTGGCTCACGACTGGCCGTGCGACTCAGCGGCCGTCGATGCCTCGCGGATCGCGCTCGAGGCCGGACTACGGGTCGAACGGGCCTACGTCGAGTGGGCGGAGTGGGCCGCGGCGCGGTACTGCCAGGCCGACGAGACGAGGGACGGGGACGCGTCGGGCTGA
- a CDS encoding sulfite exporter TauE/SafE family protein → MALADPDLWLVLTAALGAAAVGAAGGIGGAVLLVPGLVLAGVPQALAASLGLLTVAAGSLAAAPRQLAQRLINHRLAVVLELTATIGAVAGAVLAGVVPPELFNVVLAVAVLTAAAGSFGRRGMRNRPDPALGADEVGEHPGRLAGVYRLGEEVVPYCARRVPAGLGLSGVVGVVAGLTGTSGGYLKTPLMSEVMHVPVKVAAATTTLASGLTAVAALIVYVGRGDVDPLLGAVAVIGAIAGGMLGALVQEVVPPVLARRVLAGALVVVAVVLVAA, encoded by the coding sequence GTGGCGCTCGCGGACCCCGACCTGTGGCTCGTGCTGACCGCCGCGCTCGGTGCTGCGGCTGTCGGCGCCGCAGGGGGCATCGGCGGCGCCGTGCTGCTCGTCCCCGGTCTCGTCCTGGCCGGCGTGCCGCAGGCGCTCGCGGCCTCCCTGGGACTGCTGACGGTGGCAGCCGGCTCGTTGGCGGCGGCGCCACGTCAGCTCGCGCAGCGGCTCATCAACCATCGACTGGCGGTGGTCCTCGAGCTGACCGCCACGATCGGCGCCGTCGCCGGCGCCGTCCTCGCGGGCGTCGTTCCCCCCGAGCTCTTCAACGTGGTGCTCGCGGTCGCGGTCCTCACCGCCGCTGCCGGCAGCTTCGGCCGGCGAGGGATGCGCAACCGTCCGGACCCGGCGCTCGGCGCGGACGAAGTCGGGGAGCACCCCGGCCGACTCGCCGGCGTCTACCGGCTCGGCGAGGAGGTGGTGCCGTATTGCGCCCGCCGCGTGCCCGCGGGTCTGGGTCTCTCGGGGGTGGTCGGGGTGGTCGCCGGGCTGACCGGGACCTCCGGTGGGTACCTCAAGACCCCGCTGATGAGCGAGGTGATGCACGTTCCCGTCAAGGTCGCCGCGGCGACCACGACGCTCGCGAGCGGGCTGACGGCGGTGGCTGCGCTCATCGTGTACGTGGGCCGGGGCGACGTGGACCCGCTCCTCGGGGCCGTCGCGGTGATCGGCGCGATCGCCGGCGGCATGCTCGGCGCGTTGGTGCAGGAGGTCGTCCCGCCCGTCCTGGCCCGGCGCGTGCTGGCCGGCGCGTTGGTGGTCGTGGCCGTGGTGCTGGTGGCCGCCTGA
- a CDS encoding ABA4-like family protein has product MTVTTAFSASFLLVAPVWALMLAAPRWWLTRRLLASPLVAVPAAAAYAVAVAPIVGDVLSTVTRPELGAVAALLAEPRGALVAWAHFLAFDLLVGRWIYLDARAWHVPHFVVLPVLLLTLLLGPVGYLLHVLTRAPFRAGDEPGVPAARPPAG; this is encoded by the coding sequence GTGACGGTGACGACGGCCTTTTCCGCCAGCTTCCTGCTCGTGGCCCCCGTCTGGGCGCTGATGCTGGCCGCCCCGCGATGGTGGCTGACGCGACGCCTCCTGGCCTCGCCGCTGGTGGCCGTTCCGGCGGCCGCCGCCTACGCGGTGGCGGTGGCGCCGATCGTCGGGGACGTCCTCTCGACGGTCACGCGACCCGAGCTCGGAGCCGTGGCCGCCCTCCTGGCCGAACCCCGCGGCGCGCTGGTCGCCTGGGCCCACTTCCTCGCCTTCGATCTGCTTGTCGGACGCTGGATCTACCTCGACGCGCGTGCATGGCACGTGCCGCACTTCGTGGTCCTTCCGGTCCTGCTGCTCACGCTCCTGTTGGGTCCGGTCGGGTACCTGCTGCACGTTCTCACCCGGGCGCCGTTTCGTGCCGGTGACGAGCCGGGCGTGCCCGCGGCCCGGCCACCGGCCGGCTGA
- the ilvE gene encoding branched-chain-amino-acid transaminase: MSESTTSTPTPAPFGSVMAGTMATSRTNDGSFAPFELEPVGPLSLHPAAHGLHYGSACFEGLKAHRGEDGTVRLFRARDHAQRLAGSAAGLCLPVPDPEWITEMLHAVVAANLDEVPDPPGALYLRPTLLGTDPNIGAATHPSREALLYVLASPVGDYVAADRPLTVAVETDLPRTTPQFGGVKAGGNYAMALGPTERARRELSAHQLLFAPKGFVQEAGPANFLLISDGALITPPLDGTFLAGITRDSVLTLARDLGDQVEERPLLVDELLDRSATAEAALVGTAAVLAGVGTLVYGDQRVRVGDGGVGPRTQRLREALVAVQRGVAPDHWGWTEPVAPGG; encoded by the coding sequence TTGTCCGAGTCCACGACTTCGACGCCGACGCCCGCGCCGTTCGGCAGCGTGATGGCGGGCACGATGGCCACGAGCCGGACCAACGATGGCTCGTTCGCGCCCTTCGAACTCGAGCCCGTGGGACCACTGTCGCTGCACCCGGCTGCACACGGGCTGCACTACGGCAGCGCGTGCTTCGAGGGCCTGAAGGCGCACCGGGGCGAGGACGGCACCGTCCGCCTGTTCCGTGCCCGAGATCACGCCCAGCGGCTCGCCGGGAGCGCCGCCGGACTGTGCCTGCCCGTCCCCGACCCCGAGTGGATCACCGAGATGCTTCACGCGGTGGTCGCGGCCAACCTCGACGAGGTCCCAGACCCTCCCGGCGCCCTTTACCTGCGTCCCACCCTGCTGGGCACCGACCCCAACATCGGGGCGGCGACCCACCCCTCACGGGAGGCGCTGCTCTACGTGCTCGCCAGCCCCGTGGGGGACTACGTGGCGGCCGACCGGCCGCTGACCGTGGCGGTCGAGACCGACCTCCCGCGCACGACCCCGCAGTTCGGTGGGGTGAAGGCCGGCGGGAACTACGCGATGGCGCTCGGACCGACCGAGCGGGCACGCCGCGAGCTGTCGGCCCACCAACTCCTCTTCGCCCCGAAGGGGTTCGTGCAGGAGGCTGGTCCGGCGAACTTCCTGCTCATCAGCGACGGCGCCCTCATCACCCCGCCACTGGACGGGACGTTCCTGGCCGGGATCACCCGCGACTCCGTGCTGACCCTCGCCCGCGATCTCGGTGACCAGGTCGAGGAGCGCCCGCTGCTCGTCGACGAGCTCCTGGATCGCTCCGCCACCGCCGAGGCCGCCCTCGTCGGCACCGCGGCGGTACTCGCGGGCGTGGGCACGTTGGTGTACGGCGACCAGCGGGTGCGGGTGGGCGACGGCGGCGTCGGGCCGCGGACCCAGCGGTTGCGCGAGGCCCTCGTCGCCGTGCAGCGTGGTGTCGCCCCCGACCACTGGGGCTGGACCGAGCCGGTCGCTCCCGGCGGGTGA